The Gemmatimonadaceae bacterium DNA segment ACTGTTTACGCAGACAGAACGCCCGGCACGACTGGTGGTCCTGGCAGGTTTCGGCGTGGCCAGTGTCCTCGCCCTGGCGACGGCCGCAGCGCAGTTGATGCCGTTCGCCGAGTATCTGCCGTTTAGTCCGCGCAGTGCAGCCGGTTCCACTTCCACCGGATGGGAGTACGGCACCAGTTGGGCGATGCCGGCCATCGAACTGATCGGAACAATGTGGGGCGGTTTCAACGGTTGGCTGCTCCAAAGCTATTGGGGAACCAACACCTTCAAGCTCCACTCGGACTACCTCGGCCTCTTGGTCGGTGTGCTGGCGTTGACGGCCATCCTGCGCACGCCAGCCGGGGCCGAGCGCAAGCGCCTCTGGTTTTGGGTGGGTTGCGTGATCTTCGGAACGCTCTGGGTGCTCGGCGGCCAGACCCCGTTCTACCGGATTCCGTATCATCTTTTCCCGATGATCAGCAAGACGCGCGCCCCGTCAATGATGTGGGGTCACGTCGCGCTGTGTTTTGGTGTGCTGGCCGGGCTCGGGATGCAACAGTGGCTGTCGATGGCTGGTGACGCGCGCGCGCGCTGGGCCAAGCGACTGGCCATCACCGTGGGGGTCGCGGCCACGGTTCTGCTCGCGGCAACCGATGGACTCATCACGACATTGGCACCGGACTTCCGTACCGATGCCGCATTTCTCGCGGTGCGCGATGCACGCCTCGGCCTGCTGCTCGGTGCTGCGACGGTGCTGACGTTTGCGGCGGTGGCGTGGCGGGCGCCGCGCTGGCTCCCGGGCGCCGCGGTTGTGCTGCTCCTGGCCGATCTCGGCACGCAGGTGCGCCGGTTCATCGTCATTGACGAACGTGGGGCGGAGGTGTTCGCCGCGGATGACGTCGTACAGGCGCTGCGGCGGGACGCTGACGGCACCACCCAGCCGTGGCGCGTGCTGCCGCTGGGGCGTTCGTATATGGACGACTATCTGATGGAGCACCGCGTCCGCTCCGTGCTTGGCTACCACGGGAACGAACTCCACACCTATGACGAAACGCTCGGCGGCAAGAATCGCTGGGTGAATCGCGGGAACCCACAGTCGTGGCGGCTGTTCGGTGTGCGCTATGTGTTCGTCGACGAGGTGCCGCCGCAGCTTCCGCCCGGCTTCACCGTGGTCGGCGAGCGCTTGCGGACGTGGTTAGGCGAGCAGACGGCCGTGTTACGCGTGCCCGAGCCAGGGGAGTGGGCGGTCATCGCGCCGCTGGCCTTCAAGCTCGACGATGAAGAGGCGACGATCGGCACCGTGATGAATCCGCAGTTCGACCCGCGGCGCATCGTGCTCGTGGCTGGCGATGCCGCCTTCGGCGACACCACGCCACCGCAGGCACTGCCGGCGCCGATCAGTCCCGCACCACAGATTGTGGTCGAGGAACGGCAGCCCGGAGTCTATGTGCTGCGGGTCGATACGCTGGCGCAGGACGGCTACCTCGTCGTCAGCGAGAACCACCTGCCGACGTGGACCGCGACGGTCGATGGCGTGGCTGCCCCCGTGGCACGTGCCAACGGCACGTTCCTCGCCGTCCCCGTGAAGGCCGGTAGCAAGGAGATCGTGCTTTCGGTGGAATCGCGCGGCGACCAGCTCGGCCTCAAGGTCTCGCTTGCCGGTCTCGGAGGCCTGGCGCTGCTGGCACTGGCTGGTCTCTTCGTGCGGCGACGCGAAGGCGAGGCGGGACGTGACTGAAGTCCGGGTGGTGCCATTCGAGGCCCGGCACACCGAACCCGTACTCGACCTGATGCGCCGCTGGAGCCCCGAGCATCCGGAGCTGGCCGAGCGGTCGTTGCTTGAGTGGCAGCGCTGCGCCCGCTTCGTGGCGCTGCGCGGCGAGGATGTCGTGGGGCAGATTTGCCAGGTCGCACACGAGTTTCGCTACAACGACGAGCGGCCCAGTGTGCAGGTCGGGTGGGGAATCACCTTGGTGCTCGATATGTCGGACGACGCGACGCGCAAGGCGGCTGGACGGCAGCTACTCGCCGCTTGCGAGAACGCCGACGGTCTCAAGTACGGCGCGGTCGGCGTCGTCCCAATGATCGAGCCGGCGTACCTGCGTCGCGGGCATCGGCTCACCCGCGACTCGTCAGCCTACTTCGCACGATTCTTCCGGCCGGGGAAAGCCCTCGCGTACTGGAAGAAGCCGACGTTCGTGGCACCGGCGGTGCACGTGGGGAACCTGTTCCACCGGCCACAGGGACCAAGCGGCGCGGAGCGGACTGAACGCATCGAGCGCTTTGATCCGGCGTGGGACGCGACGTGGGACCGGCTGCTCCGCGCCCGCTATGAGTTGAGCGGCACGCGGACGGCGGACTATCTCAACTACAAGCTGTCGCAACCGCGCCGGGAGTACCACACGCGCGTCCACCGCGATGCCGAGGGCACGGTGGATGGCTACCTCGTGTGGCGCCGCGCCAAGCACCTCACGCGGGATCTTGATCTCGTGAAGATCTGTGACTTCGTCGGCACCGATGCCGCGCTCGACGCGCTGCTGCCAGAAGCCGTGCGATTCGCACGCGACGAGCAGGCCCGCGGCACTTATGGCATCGTCGCCCTCAGCGCGATGCGTGACGCCCCGGCGCTTAAGCGCGCCGGTCTCTGGGTGCGGCGCCCGTACCCCGTCGTGCTCGCGGGCGGCACCGAAGGCGCGATTCGTGTCTCGTTCTTCGATTCCGACCTCGATGATCTCTGGTGAGCCGCCGGTAGACTGGCGCATCCCGATTGTTATCGGCTGCGACACCGACCCGGATCGCAGCGGTTTCGTTGGCGCGCTGCCGAGCGATCGGCTCGTCTGGCGCGGAATGCTCGAGGGCATTCCGGCCTTGAAAGACGCCGTCCGCAACCTCCGCGACGACGCCGGTTGCGCGCCGCGGTTCACGTGGTTGCTGCGTGCCGACGAACAGGTCCGCGACCTGATGGGGAGCTATTCGTGGTGCCTCGAGGCCCACGGCGCGTTCCTCTCGCAGTTGGTCGCCGACGGCGATGCCCTAGGCTGGCACCCACACTTCTGGCGACTCGACCGTGGGACCAGCCGCTGGTATCAGGAGGTCGAGGACCGCGAGTGGCAGGTCGCGATGCTGCACGCCGCACATCACGCGCTGCAGACGGCGGGCCTCTCGCCCGCAAGCGCCCGGATGGGGTGGACGTACCACACCAGCGAAACATTCAACACGTTGGACGCGCTGGGCGTGCGCCTCGAGTTCTCACCCTTTCCGGGACTGCGCAGCTACCGGAGCCGACCTGCGACTCGCTCCGAGAACCAATTCGACTGGAGCATCACGCCGACGCAGTCGTTCTTCGCCAGCCGCCGCGACCCGCGCAAAGCGGCGGGGGCAGGGGAGCCTGCCTGCCGGATGCTAACGCTGCCCTGTTTCGTGGCGCAGCAGCGCGCCTGGGGGTTCGTCGCCGGCGTACAGATGGCGCGCAAGTCCGCGTCGCCGGGGCCGATCTGGGATGCCATTCGCCGCCCGAGCTACGTCATCAACCTGACGGCGCGCCCGACGCTATTCGCGCCACTGGTGAACCAGTTGCGCGATTCGGTGCACTCGGCGCGTGCCGGGCGTCGACCTGCACCGGCGTTTGCAACATATTTCCATCCCGACGAACTCATTCCGAATCGCAGCACGATGTACGCGCTGCAGCACGTGCGGGAGAACATCGTGGCGCTCGTGGATTGCATTCGCAGCGCCGGCGCATCTCCGGCGTTTGTTACCGCAGACCAGTATGTCAACCTGTGGGGCGCGGAGACGCGATCCACCTCTTGAGCGATATGCCCGAAGCGACGCAGCGGGGACTGGTCATCGTCCCCACATATAATGAAAGCGAGAACATCCGCAGCCTGATCACGGCCGTGCTGGCCGCCGACCCTCGGCTCGAGATGCTCATCGTCGACGACAACTCACCGGACCGCACCGGTGACATCGTCGAGGAGATCCAGCGCGGCGAACCGCGCGTGCACATTCTTCGCCGCCCCGGCAAGATGGGACTCGGAACGGCCTACCGAGACGGTTTCCGCTGGGCCTTGGCTCGCGATTACGAGCTGATCTTCGAGATGGACGCCGACTTCAGCCACAGCCCGGCGCACCTCACGGAGTTTCTCAAGGCGGCCGAAACCGCCGACTTCGTGCTGGGCTCGAGGTACCTCAACGGAAAGGTCACGGTGGTGAACTGGCCCATCAGCCGGTTGCTGCTCAGCTACGGGGCCAACATCTATGCCCGCATCGTGACTGGAATGAAGCTCTGGGACGGCACCGGCGGCTTCAAGTGCTTTCACCGACGCGTGCTCGAGGCCATCGACCTCGGCGACGTGCGCTCCAACGGCTACGCCTTCCAGATCGAGATGTCGTTCCGTGCGATGCGGAAGGGCTTCAAGCCCGTCGAGATTCCGATCGTCTTCACGGACCGGACTGAGGGTGAGAGCAAGATGTCTGGACACATCGTGCGGGAGGCCGTGCTTATGGTGTGGCGCCTCCGCTGGTGGGCGATGACGGGGCGTCTGTGAAGTTCTACAAGATGTCGGGGTCGGGAAACGACTTCGTCTTCATCGACGGCATCGGCCAGCCAGACCAGGCGACGGTGGCGATGGACCCCGACTTCGTCCGCACGGTCTGCGCCGCGCATACGGGTGTGGGCGCGGACGGGCTGGCGGTCTTCCTGCCGGACGCCGAGCTCGAGTTCTCGCTGGCCTACTTCAATAGAGATGGCAGCGTCGGCGAGCTCTGCGGCAATGCGTCGCTGTGCGCCGTTCGGCTGTCGAACGAGCTGGGACTGGCCCGCCAGTCCGGGCTCCGCTTTCGCACCCCGGCCGGGGTCATCAACGGCCGGATCCGCGACGGGCGCCCGGAGGTCGACCTGCAGGCGGTGCAGGGGCTCCGGCCGGACGCCGGCATCCCGCGGCGGAGCGCTGAGCGAGCCCTTGGCTTCGTCGACTCCGGGGTCCCGCACCTCGTGGTGCGGGTGGACTCCCTCCAGGGCATCCCATTGGATTCCCGGGGCCCGGAACTCCGCCACCACGCCTCGCTGCCGGCCGGCGCCAACGTCAACTGGGTGGCCAAGGACCCGGTCGGAGCCTGGGAGATTCGGACGTTTGAGCGTGGGGTGGAAGCCGAGACCTTGGCCTGCGGGACCGGTGCGGTGGCGGCGGCCGTGCTGTTGGAGGCTTGGGGCGAATCAGGGGACTCGACGACCCTCCGTACCAAGTCGGGTCAGCCTTTGCAGGTGCGCCTCAAGGCCGCCGGAGGGGGGACAATCCCGACGCTGGCGGGCGAGGGGCGGATCGTGTTTGAAGGGACACTTCGGGAGCTCTAGGCAGACGCCGTGGGGAAATCTCCTGGTTTTCCCCAGAGCGATTATACATAATACATATTATACGTAGTTACTGGATTGAACAGACAGTCCTCCACGCCGTCCATTTTCCGGGCCACCAAGGCGACAGCGCGCTGCGTGAATCAGGCCACGAAAATGGCGGGGTCAACGATCGTCGACCCCGCCTTTCTGATAATCCAGTTGAACTGACTACGCCTTAGCTCTTGCCTCGCCTAGTCTTAGGCGCGCCTCACCTGCGAACGGTGAGTCCTCTCGGCTGGAAATCTCGGCGT contains these protein-coding regions:
- a CDS encoding polyprenol monophosphomannose synthase: MPEATQRGLVIVPTYNESENIRSLITAVLAADPRLEMLIVDDNSPDRTGDIVEEIQRGEPRVHILRRPGKMGLGTAYRDGFRWALARDYELIFEMDADFSHSPAHLTEFLKAAETADFVLGSRYLNGKVTVVNWPISRLLLSYGANIYARIVTGMKLWDGTGGFKCFHRRVLEAIDLGDVRSNGYAFQIEMSFRAMRKGFKPVEIPIVFTDRTEGESKMSGHIVREAVLMVWRLRWWAMTGRL
- a CDS encoding diaminopimelate epimerase, which produces MKFYKMSGSGNDFVFIDGIGQPDQATVAMDPDFVRTVCAAHTGVGADGLAVFLPDAELEFSLAYFNRDGSVGELCGNASLCAVRLSNELGLARQSGLRFRTPAGVINGRIRDGRPEVDLQAVQGLRPDAGIPRRSAERALGFVDSGVPHLVVRVDSLQGIPLDSRGPELRHHASLPAGANVNWVAKDPVGAWEIRTFERGVEAETLACGTGAVAAAVLLEAWGESGDSTTLRTKSGQPLQVRLKAAGGGTIPTLAGEGRIVFEGTLREL